DNA sequence from the Desulfovibrio desulfuricans DSM 642 genome:
ATGGATGTGGTTGTGCCTGACTCTCTTTATTGCCGTGGTGTACTTCATTGTGAAGGCCTTCACGGGAAAAGAGACACCAGGAAACAACATTAAGGATCGTTATGATTCTCTGGAAATTCTCAAAGTACGTCTGGCTAAGGGAGAAATAAGCATCGATGAATTCAATGCTCTGAAGAATGCCCTGCTGTAGATGAACAAAGTTTACCAAAGCGTATAAACAAATTTACACATGAACCAACCTTAAGGAGAACATTATGAACACTATTCGCACTTCTATGATGGCGCTTGCCTTCGCAGCTATGACAATTTTGGGGGCTTCCGGCATCGCAAGTGCTGCTCCACATAACGGTCAAATGATGGGGAACGGCGGCTACAACAACATGACCCCTGAAGTCCAGGCCAGCATGCAAAAAGCTTACGCGACCATTAACCCCCTGGAGCAGTTGCTGTACGCGAAAAAAATGGAACTGGACGCCCAGATATCCGCAGGAGCCGACGATAAGACCATTCAAGGTCTTGTTGGCGAGGTAAATTCTCTGAGCGCCAAGCTCACCGAAGCACAGGCCAAGGTGAAGCAGCAAATGGCGAAGGACGGCATCTCCTATAACAACTTCATGCAATACTGCATGATGATGGGCGGCTCGATGTGCGGCTACGGCGGCATGATGGGCGGCATGGGCCAAGGGGGCGGCATGATGCACGGCGGCGGTATGGGCCATGGTGGTGGTATGGGCCATGGCGGCATGATGGGTGGTTGCCCGATGATGGGCGGCATGATGGGACACGGCCAATAGCAGGCTCGGACTAAAACGAATAAAGCTGCCGGGGAAATACCTCTCGGCAG
Encoded proteins:
- a CDS encoding SHOCT domain-containing protein, which gives rise to MWSCSSPHFMGMFGGIWMWLCLTLFIAVVYFIVKAFTGKETPGNNIKDRYDSLEILKVRLAKGEISIDEFNALKNALL